Genomic segment of Sphingopyxis lindanitolerans:
ATGAGCGAAAAGGGGCAGGGCACGCTGGTCCGCGTCAGCTTGCCGCGGGGGAGATAGCGGCTGTGCGACGAAAGGATTCGCGCAGAGGCGCAGAGATCGCAGAGAAGAATAAAGGAATTCACGCGGAGACGCGGAGACGCGGAGATGTCGTGTCTGCCGCGAAGCGGCCCTTCTTATTTAACCGCGCGTCCAGACGCCCCGTTTGTGACGATAATGGGCCTGGCGGCCCGAGCTTTTCCCTCCGCGTCTCCGCGTCTCCGCGTGAACAAGAATCTCCGCGGACCTGACGGCATCCATGCGATCCCGCCATCCCTACACCCTCGACGAAGCCGCCCGCATCGGCGCCGCGATCGGGGCGGTGCTGGCGCCGGGCGATGTCGTGCTGCTGTCGGGCGATCTCGGTGCGGGCAAGACGACGCTGGCGCGGGCGATGCTGACGGCGCGCGGGCTTGCGGGCGAGGCGCCGAGCCCGACCTTCGCGATCGTCCAGCCCTATGCGCCGCCCGAGGTCGATCTCGCCATCGCGCATGTCGACCTCTACCGGATCGAGGCCGAGGAGGAGTTGATCGAACTCGGGCTCGACGATTATCTTTTCGACGGCGCGTTGCTGATCGAATGGCCCGAACGGCTGGGTGCGCAGGGTTGGCCGGAGGCGCTGAGCCTCCACATTTCGGGTGAGGGCGATGCCCGCGTCTTGACAGCCGAAGTGCCGGCGGCTTGGGAAGCGCGATGGCCGCTCCGATGATTCCGCCCGCCCATGCCCCGGCCTTTCTGACCGCGCATGGCTGGGGCGACGCCCAGATTTTGCCGCTGGCGGGGGACGCGTCCTTCCGCCGCTATTTCCGCGTCATCGGCAAGGGCCGCCAGGCGGTGCTGATGGACGCGCCGCCGCCGCACGAAGATCCGCGCCCGTTCATCGCGATCGCCGAATATCTGTGCGCACAAGGACTGAACGCGCCGACGATCCTTGCGCGCGATCTGGAGCGGGGCCTGCTCCTCATCGAGGATTTCGGCGACGTGCGGCTGCGCGAAACGGTCGACGACGCGCCGCAGGCCGAAGCGGACTATTATGCCGGGGTGACCGACCTGCTCGTCCACCTCCACGCGCGCCCGGCGATGGCCGGGTTGCCCGTGCATGGGCTCGAGCAATGGCTCGACGAGGTGATGCTGTTTACCGACTGGTATTGCCCGGCGCTCGATATCGAGGTCGACCGCGATGGGTTCCGCGCCGCGTGGGAGCGGGCGCTGGCGCCGGTCGAGGCTGACGGTCTGCCGCGCGTCACGGTGCTGCGCGATTTCCATGCTGAAAATATCATGCTCGTGCGCGGCAAGGACGGTATCGCCCATTATGGCCTGCTCGATTTCCAGGACGCGCTGATCGGCCATCCCGCCTATGACCTGGCCTCGGTGCTCGAGGATGCGCGGCGCGATGTGAGCCCGGCGGTCGAGACGGCGATGCTCGCGCGGTATCGGGAAGCGACGGGGCAGGATATCGACGCCGCCTATTGGGCGCTCGCGGCGCAGCGCAACACGCGCATCCTCGGGGTCTTCGTCCGGTTGTGGAAGCGCGACGGCAAGGCGGGCTATCGCCGGTTCCAGCCGCGCATGTGGGGGCTGCTCGAACGCGATCTCGCGCACCCCGCGCTGGCCCCCGTCCGGGCCTGGTTCGACGCCAATGTGCCGCTCTCGAAGCGAGCGGAGGCCTGGACATGACGGCCAAGATCGAGAGCGCGATGGTGATGGGGGCCGGGATCGGCAAGCGGATGCGTCCGCTGACCGCGACACGACCCAAGCCGCTGGTGCGCGTCGCGGGCAAGGCGCTGATCGACCATAGCCTCGACCGGATCGAGGCGGCGGGGATCGGCCATGTCGTCGTCAACGTCCATTATCTCGCCGACGCGCTCGAAGCGCATCTCGCGGCGCAGCGGCGGACGTTTACCATCGCGGTGTCCGACGAGCGCGGCCAGTTGCTCGAAACCGGCGGCGGGATGGTCAAGGCGCTGCCGCTGCTGACGGGCGACCCGATCCTGATCGTCAACAGCGACAATATCTGGACCGACGGGCCGCAGGACAGCATCACCCATCTCGCGCGTCATTGGGATGATGCGAAGATGGACGCGCTGCTGCTCGTCATCCGGCAGGCGAGCGCGACGGGGCACGGCGGCAAGGGGGATTTCCATATGGACCCGGCGGGCAAATTGTCGCGGCGCAAGCCGGGGCATATCGCGCCCTTCGTCTATACCGGCATCCAGCTCGTCTCGCGCCGCCTGCTCGAAGACGCGCCCGAGGGGGCCTTTTCGACCAACATATTGTGGGACCGCGCGATCGCGGCGGGGCGGCTCTATGGCCTGTCGCACATGGGGCAATGGTTCGACGTCGGCACCCCGGCGGCGATCGCGCCGACCGAAGCGGCGTTGAGCGGGGTTTGACACGGATCGTCATCCCGGCGAAGGCCGGGCTCTCGCCGGTGCGTCAGGCGGACAGGGTGAGATCCCGGCCTTCGCCGGGATGACGAAGGGAGCGCAATGACCGCGGCTGGCCGCCCCACCATTTATTCCATCCCGGTCCACCGGGCCTTTGCCGATGCGCTCGCCGCCGGGATCATCGCGCGCTACGCCGATGGCGCGCTGGGGCTGGCCGAGGGAATGATCCTGCTGCCGAGCAACCGGGCGCGCAGCGCGGTGCAGGCGGCGTTCGTGCGCGCGGGCGGGGCGGGGCTGTTGATGCCGCGGCTCGCGGTGATCGGCGACGCCGATCTCGACGAGTCGGTGGCGCTGGCGCTCGACGGCCTCGACGACGAGCCGATCGCGCCCGCGATCGACCCGTTGCGGCGACGGTTGCTGCTCGCCGAACTGATCGAGCGGCACACACCGGCGGGCGAGACGCCGATTACCGGCGCGGCGGCGTTCCAGCTCGCCGACGGGCTCGCGCGGGTGATCGACCAGCTTCATTATGAGGAGGTCGCGGTCTCGGCGCTCGTCGACCTCGACCTTGGCGCCTTCGCCGGCCATTGGCAGGCTTCGCTCGGGCGGCTGCGGCTGCTCGTCGATCATTGGCCGGGCGTGCTCGCAAAGACCGGCCATATCGACCGCGCCGAGCGGCGCAATCGGCTGCTCGGCCGCGTGACCGCAGGATGGCGCGCCGCGCCGCCCGCGCGCTTCACCATCGCGGCGGGGATCACCACCGCGGCGCCCGCGATCGCGCGGTTGCTGCGCACCGTCGCCGACCTTGAACGCGGCATGGTCGTGCTGCCGGGGCTCGATCAGGCGATGGCGGCCGAGGAATGGGAGGCGCTCGGCCCGACGCGGCCCGACCCCGAAAATCCCGCGCGGCCGCTGGAAACCCACCCGCAATATCATCTGAAGCTGCTGCTCGATCGCATGGGCGCGCGCCGCGACGAGGTGCGCGAATGGGATGCGACGTCCGAATATGACGGCCCCGCGGCGCGCACGCCCTTCGTCTCGCTGCTCTTCGCCCCCGCCGATTACACCGCCCAGTGGCAGGCGGCGGGCGATCTGGCGGCGGCGGTCGCCGGGATACAGGGCGCGGTGTTCGCCGACGACGGGCAGGAGGCGCAGGGAATCGCGCTGCTGATGCGCGAAGCGGTCGAAACGCCGGGGCGCACCGCGGCGCTGGTCACCCCCGATCGCGACCTGGCCGAGCGCGTCGCGGCGGCGCTCGCGCGCTGGGGAATCGCGGTCGACGACAGCGCGGGCCAGCCCTTGTCGCGGACACCGCCGGGGGCGCTGTTGCTGCTGCTCGCCGATCTGGCGGCGGCGTTCGATTCCGTCGCCTTGGTGTCGCTGCTCGGCCATCCCCTGGTTCGCAAGGGCGAGGGACGGACGGCGTGGCTCGACCGGGTGCGGCAGCTCGACCTGATTCTGCGCGAACCGGGGCTGGCGCCGGGGTGGCAGGGGGTGAGCGCGCGGATGGAATCGTCGCCCCCGCGCAGGCAGGGGGGTGATGCGGAGGCGTTGCGGAGCTGGTGGGACGATCTTGCCGCGGGCCTCGGCACCGCGCTCGCGCCGTTCGCCGCGCCGGCCCCGCCCGCGACCTTGCTGGCGGCCTTGCAGCAGGGGCTTGAATGGCTGACCGGCGATGCGGTCTGGGCGGGACCGGCGGGGCGGATGCTCGCCGAGCTGTTCGACCAATGGGCGCTCGCGCGCGGCGACGGGCCGGCGCTTGTCGATCCCGCCGATTTTCCGGCGATGCTTGGGCAATTGCTGGGGCAGGCGAGCGTGCGCCCGCCCTATGGCGGCCATCCGCGGCTGTTCATCTGGGGGCTGCTCGAAGCGCGGCTCCAGCGCGCCGACCTGATGATCCTCGGCGGCCTCGACGAAGGGCGCTGGCCCGCCGCGGCCCAGCCCGACCCATGGCTTGCCCCCGGCATCCGCCGCCTGCTCGGCCTGCCCGCGCCCGAACGGCAGCAGGGCGCGGCGGCGCATGATTTCGCGGGAGCGCTTGGCGCGCGCGAGATCGTCGTCACCCGCGCCGCGCGCAGCGGCGGCGATCCGGCGGTCGCCTCGCGGTTCTGGCTGCGGCTCGCCGCGCTTGCGGGCGACCTGCCCGAACCCACGCCGGGCGGGGCGGCGCTGACCCGGCTCGCGGCCGAGATCGACGTGCCGCCGGGCGACGTGCAGCCGGCCCATCGGCCCGCGCCGCGTCCGCCCGCCGGGGATCGCCCGCGCCGGATCAGCGTCACCGGGGTCGATCGGCTCGCGCGCGATCCCTTTGCCTTCTATGCCAACCGCATGCTCGGCCTGTCGGCGCTCGATCCCTTGAGCGCCGCGCCCGACCCGCGCTGGCGCGGGACGCGCGTCCACCGGCTGTTCGAGGATTGGGTGCGCGGGGGCGCGACGCGCGAGGGGTTGGAGGCCGAGCTGGCCGCCTTGCGCGACGATGCCGCGCTCGACGCGATCGCGCGCGCTTTCTGGCTGCCGCGGATCGAGCCTGCGCTGCGCTGGGCCGCGGAGCAGGTCTGGAGCGCCGAGGGGCGCACACCGCTGGCGGTGGAGGCGCAGGGTGAAATGACGCTCGACGGCATCGTGCTGCACGGCAAGGCCGACCGGATCGACCGCGACGGCGAAGGCCATCTTGCGATCGTCGATTATAAATCGGGCGGCGCGCCGAGCGCGAAGGCGGCGTATGACAAGCTCGACAACCAGCTTGGCCTGCTCGGGCTGATCGCGCGCGAGGGGGGGATGAAGGGCCTCGATGCCGCACCCGTCGCGAGCCTCGAATATTGGAGCCTGCGCCCCGATCGCCGCGCGGGCGGCGCGGGGAAGATATCGAACACCTATGGATCGCGCAGCGATTTGAAGAGTGCCGAGGACGCGATCGACCATGCCGCCGAGGCGCTGGCCGACCTTGCCGCGCGCTATCTGTTCGGCGATGCGCCCTTCGTGCCCGGCGAAGGCGTGGGCTATGGCGATTACGACCAGCTCATGCGCCGCGACGAATGGTTCGGGCGCGGCGAGGACGGCGCATGAGCAAACCCGCCGGCCTCGCCACCCTTGACCCGCGGCAGGGCGCCGCCGCCGACCCCGAAAGCCATGTCTGGCTCGGCGCGTCGGCGGGGACGGGCAAGACGCAGGTGCTGTCGGCGCGCGTGCTGCGGCTGATGCTCGATGGCGTGCCTCCGCAAGCGATCCTTTGCATCACCTTCACCAAGGCGGGCGCGGCCGAAATGGCGCACCGCATCCACGAACGGCTCGCGGCGTGGGTGCGGATGGCCGACGGCGACCTGCGGCTCGACCTGCGCGCCCTGGGACTGGAGTGGGACCGGCCGGGGCTGATGACGCGCGCGCGATCCTTGTTCGCGACGGTCATCGACAGTCCAGGCGGCGCGATTCGCGTCCAGACGATCCACGCATTCTGCCAGACTTTGCTCGCGAGCTTTCCCTTGGAAGCCAAACTGCTGCCGGGTTTTCGCGCGATCGAGGAGGATGAGGCGGCGGCGCTGAAGAACGCGGTGCTGGCGGAGCTTCTCGAAAGCCCCTCCCCTTCAGGGGAGGGTGAAGAAGGGGGGCTTCGCGACGCCGCGGCGATGCTGTCGCGGCGGCTGGGGCAGGAATCGGCGCTGGCTTTTCTGTCGAGCTGCGCTGCGGCGTTCGGCGGTCCGCGCGCGGCGCTGCCGCCCTCGGCGCACGACCTGCGCGCGGCGTTCGACCTGCCCGGCGGCGATCCCGATGCCGGGATCGCGGCCGAGCTTGCGGACGGCGCGGTGTCCGACGACGATATCCGCGCGGTCGCGACGAGCGGCGCCAATTGGGGGACCAAGACCGGGCTGGCCTGCAACGATATGATGGTCGGCTGGCTGATCGCCGCCGCCCCCGCGCGCGCCGCGATGCTCGGCGAGCTGCTCGGCTGTTTTCTGACCGGCAAAGGCGATCTTCGCGCCGATTTCGCGGGCGACAAGGGGCGGATGACCGATTGCGTCGGCAGCGCGACGCGGATCGTCGAGGCGGTGCAGGGCCTGCTTGGCACCGCGACCGCGATGCGCGTCGCCGACGATCTGGCGGCGGCGTGGAAACTCGGCAGCCGCTTTGCCGAAGGCTATGCGCTTGCCAAGCGCGAGCAGGGGCTCGCCGATTTCGACGATCTGATCACGCTCGCGGGATCGCTGCTGCGCGTCAGCAGCTTCGGCGAATGGGTGCGCTTCAAGCTCGACCAGCGCACCGACCATATCCTCGTCGATGAGGCGCAGGACACCAATATGCGCCAATGGGGCATCGTGTTGTCGATGGCCGAGGAATTCTTCGCCGGGGTCGGCGCGAAGGAAGAGCGCGTCCGCACCCTCTTCACCGTCGGCGACCGCAAGCAGGCGATCTTCGGCTTTCAGGGCACCGAGCCCAGGGCGTTCGCCGCCGCGCGCGGCCTGTTCCATGCGCTGGGCGAAACCGGCGGGCAACCGTTCCGGCAGGTCGATCTCGTCTCCAACTATCGCTCGACCCCCGCGGTGCTGACGGTCGTCGATGCGTGGCTCGCGGCGGGCGGGGCGGACGCGATGGGGCTCGACGGCGACGAGCCGCCGCATCACCCGCATCGCTCGAACCACGCGGGGCAGGTCGAGCTGTGGCAACCGCTGCCGGTCGGCAAGGCGCTCGATGCCGCGGCTGACGAGGGCGACGAAGGCGAGGGCGACGGCAATGCGCCTGCCTCCGACCCCGCTTCGATGCGGCTCGCGCGCGCGATCGCGAGCGAGGTGCAGGGGTGGATCGCGCACGGCAAGGACGGACGCCCGGTCGCGCCGGGCGATATCATGATCCTCGTCCGCCGCCGCCGCGACCTGGCGGCGCGGATCGTCGCGCGCTTGCAGGCGCTGCACGTCCCCGTCGCCGGGGTCGACCGCTTCGCGCTGACCCAGCCGCTCGCGGCGCAGGATCTGATCGCGGCGATGCGCTTCGCGGTGCAGCCGCTCGACGACCTCAATCTCGCCGCGCTGCTCGTTTCGCCGCTGATCGGCTGGACGCAGGACGAGCTTTATGCGCGCACTCATCAGCGCGGCCGCGCGGCGTTGTGGGAGCATCTGCGCAGGGCCGAGGGCGATCTGCCTGCGGCGACGATGGCGGCGCTGCGCCACCTGCTCGGCATGGCGGATTTCACCACGCCCTTCCGCTTCCTCGAGACATTGCTGTCGGGGCCGATCGACGGGCGGCGCAAGCTTTACGCACGGCTGGGACGCGAGGCGCGTGATCCGATCGATGAATTGCTCAACCAGGCGCTCGCCTTTGAACAGCGCGAGACGGTGTCGCTGCTCGGCTTCCTGACGATGGTGTCGGCAAGCGCGGCCGACATCAAGCGGCAGACCGAGGCGCGCAGCGATGTCGTGCGGGTGATGACGGTGCACGGATCGAAGGGCCTCCAGGCGCCGATCGTGATCCTCGCCGATGCGACCGACGACGCCGGGATCGGCCACCGGCCGTTCAGCGTCGATGTCGCGGGATGGGAGAAATTGCCGGTCTTCGCACTGCCCGCCGACGAGCGCCATGGAGCGCTTGCCGATGCTTATGCCGCGGCGGCGAAAGCGGCATCGGAGGAACATTGGCGGCTCTTTTATGTCGCGATGACCCGCGCCGAGGAGATTCTCGTCATCGCGGGGGTGACGAAGAAGGCCGACCGGACGATCCCCGAAACGAGCTGGCACGCCGCGGTCGAGGGCGTGCTCGCGGCCATGCCGTGCGAATGGGAGGACGCCGGTCCGATGTGGGGCCAGCGCCGTATCCACCGCGCCAATGAAGGCAAATGGGCGAAGCAGGAAAAGGCGGCGCGGGTCGCGGCCCCGGCGCTCGTGCTTCCCGAATGGGCGCACCGGCCGGCGCCCGAGGAAGCGCGTCCGCCGCGCCCGCTCGCGCCGTCGGCGCTCGGCGAGGATGATGTCGCGGTGCCGCCGCAGGGAGCCGCGCGCGTCGCGGCGGTCGAGCGAGGTTTGCTGCTCCATGCCTTGTTCGAGCGGTTGCCGCCGGTCGCGGCGGCGCGGCGGCGCGATGCGGCGTTGCGCTGGCTTGCCGCGCAGGCGCCGACGCTCGACGAAGCGGCGCGCGCGGCGATGGTTGGCGAGGTGCTCGCGGTCCTCGACGATCCCGCACACGCGGCGCTGTTCGGCCCCGGCAGCCTGGCCGAAGTGCCGCTGTCGGCGGTGGTGGGCGGCGGCGCGGTCGTCGCGGGGATCGTCGACCGGCTGCTGGTCACCGCAGAGGTGGTGACGGTGATCGATTACAAGACCGGACGGCGGGTGCCGGGCAGCGCCGACGCGGTGGCGCCCGCCTATCTGCGCCAGATGGCGGCCTATCGCGATGCGCTTGCGGTGATCTTTCCGGGTCGGCGCGTCGAAGCGGCGCTGCTCTATACCGCCGCGCCGCGGCTGATCCGCCTCGCTGATGCGCTGCTCGACGCGCACAAGCCCGGCTTGGCGGTCACCAAGGCGAATTTGCCGGGTTCGGGCCTTGAGCCGGACGCGCCGACGCCTTAGCTTGGGAACAACAGCGTTTCAGGAGTTTGATCTATGGGTACCAAAGCCATCACCGACGCCAGCTTCCAGACCGATGTGCTCGACAGCGACACCCCCGTACTCGTCGATTTCTGGGCCGAATGGTGCGGCCCGTGCAAGATGATCGGCCCGTCGCTCGAGGAAATCTCGAACGAACTGGCGGGCAAGGTAGTGATCGCCAAGCTCAACATCGACGACCACCCCGACGCGCCGAGCAAATATGGCGTGCGCGGCATCCCGACGATGATCCTGTTCAAGAACGGCGAGATTGCCGACACCAAGGTCGGCGCCGCGCCGAAAAGCGCGCTCAAGGGCTGGCTCGAAGGCGCGCTGGCGTAATTGCTCCGTTCCGGCTAAATCTCTTCCCCATGAACGCGCCAATCGGACATAATCGGTTTGGCCCGCATCGTGCGGGAGGGGGAGGAAGCATGTACGCGATCGTGTTTGATCTCGACACGGCGACGCTGGAACAGACCTATCCGAACGCCTCCTGGCGCAACGCTTATGCCGATGTCCGGCGCGTCCTTGAGACGAAAGGGTTCGATTGGCAACAGGGGTCGACCTATTTCGGTAACGAAGCCGTCACGGCTGTCGATTGCGTTTTGGCGGTGCAGGAATTGAAACGTCAGTTCGAGTGGTTTCAACCCTCGGTTCGCGACATTCGGATGCTACGAATCGAAGAAAACAACGATCTCGGCCCGGCGTTGGGATAATCAGCTCCGATAATCGGCGTTGATGCTGATGTAGCCATGCGTCAGGTCGCACGTCCACACGGTCGCGCGGCCTTCGCCCAGCCCCAGGTCGGCGCCGACGCGAATCTCCAGGCCCTTCAGATGCGCCGCGACCGGCGCTTCGTCATAGCCGTCGACGGGCAGCCCGTCCTTTGCCACCCAATGATCGCCGAAACGGATCGCCAGGCGGTCGCGGTCGGCCGGTTCGCCCGCCTTGCCCACCGCCATCACGACGCGGCCCCAGTTCGCGTCCTCGCCCGCGATCGCGGTCTTGACCAGCGGCGAATTGGCGATCGACAGCGCGACGCGCCTGGCGCTCTCGTCGCTGACCGCGCCGCTCACCTGCACCTCGATGAATTTCGATGCGCCCTCGCCATCGCGCACCACCTGCTGCGCAAGGTCGAGCGCGACGGCGTGGATCGCCGCGTAAAGCGCGTCGGCGCCCGGATCGTCGCGCGTCGTCAGCGGCGCATTTCCCGCCTGCCCGGTCGCGAACAGCAGGACCGTGTCGCTGGTCGAGGTGTCGCTGTCGACGGTGATGCTGTTGAACGTCGCGCCGGTCGCTTCGTTCAGCATGTCCTGCAGCAGCGCGGGCGCGACTGCGGCGTCGGTGAAGATATAGCCGAGCATCGTCGCCATGTCGGGGGCGATCATCCCCGATCCCTTGACGATCCCCGCGACCTGCACGGTGCGGCCCTCGATGATCGCGCTGGCGGCGGAGCCCTTGGGAAAGGTGTCGGTGGTGGTGATGGTCCGGGCGGCGTCTTCCCAGCTCGCCGGCGGCCCTGCAAAGCCGATCACCTTTGCCAGCCCCTCGCGCGCCTTGTCCTTGGGGAGCGGCACGCCGATGACGCCGGTCGAGCTGACGAAGACTTCCTTCGGGTCGCAATCGAGGTGCGCCACGACCTGCGCGACGATCTGCTCGACCGCCTCACGGCCGCGATATCCGGTAAAGGCGTTCGCGTTGCCCGCGTTGACGATCAGCGCCCGCGCCCGGCCGTGCGCAATGCCTTCGCGGCACATCTCGACCTCGGTCGAACAGCAGATGTTGCGCGTCGTCACGCCCGCGACCGCGGTGCCCGGAACCAGTTCGACATAGGTCAGGTCGCAGCGGTCCCAATTCTTGTATTGCGCCCGCGCGACGCGGCGCGACACGCCCGCGATGTCGGGGAGGGTGGGGAAGGCGGCGGGGGCGAGGGGCGAGCGAGTGGTCATGGGGTGCGCATAATCGCTATCGGCCCATAGCAAAACCCCTCCCGTAAACGGGAGGGGCAGCGAGGCTTGCGAGCTTGCTCGCTAGCCGCAGCGGGGTGGGCCAGCGCACCGACGAAGCTCGCTTCGCTCGCGCCCACGCCTTAATCCCCTCCCGCTTGCGGGAGGGGAGATAGATCAGGCCGGAAGGCCGCTGATCGATTTCACTTCCATGAAATCCTTGAGCCCGAGCAGCCCGCCTTCGCGGCCGTTGCCCGACGCCTTGTAGCCGCCGAAGGCCGCGCCCGGGCCGGGCCCCCAGGCGTTGACCGCGACCATGCCGGCGCGCAGTTTCGGCGCGATGGCGGCGGCCTTGGCGGGGTCGCCCGAGATCACCGCCGACAGGCCATATTCGGTGTCGTTGGCGATATCGACCGCCTCGTCGAGGTCGCCATAGGCCATGACCGTCGCGACGGGACCAAAGACTTCTTCGTTGGCGATGCGCATGTTGCGGGTCACGCCCGAGAAAACCGTCGGCTTGATATAATAGCCGCGGTTGACGTTGCTCGGCAGGCCGGTGCCGCCGGTCTCGAGCGTCGCGCCTTCGTCGATCGCCGACTGGATCAGGCCCTGGATCTTGTCGAACTGTGCCTTGTTGACGACGGGGCCGATATGGCCGCCCTCGGCCTGCGGGTCGCCTACTGCCGTGCCGTCGAACATCGCCTTGATGACGCCGACCGCTTCGGCCTCGCGGTCCTTGTGGACCAGGATGCGCGTCGGCGCGATGCAGCTTTGGCCGGTGTTGACCAGCACGCCCTGCACCGTCGGGGGCAGCACGGTTTCAAGGTCGGCGTCGGGCAGGACGATGTTCGGCGACTTGCCGCCCAATTCCTGATGGACGCGCTTGACCGTGTCGGCGGCCGCCTTGGCGACCAGGATTCCGGCGCGGGTCGATCCGGTGAAGCTCACCATTTCGATGCCGGGGTGCGAAGAAATCGCGTTGCCGACGGTCGGGCCGTCGCCCTGGACGAGATTGAACACGCCCGGCGGGACGCCCGCGGCGTCGAGGATTTCGGCAAAGATCACCGCATTGCCGGGGCATTCCTCGGACGGCTTGAGGATCATCGTATTGCCCGCGGCGAGCGCCGGGGCGACCTTCAGCGCGATCTGGTTGAGCGGCCAGTTCCACGGCGTGATCATGCCGACGACGCCGATCGGCTCATAGGCGAGAACCCCGGCGTGATATTTTTCGGTGAAGGAAAAATCCTTGAGCGCCGCGATGGTGCCGAGGAAGCCGCCGATGCCGGCGCCGACCTGCGCGGTGCCGGCAAAGCTCACCGGCGCGCCCATTTCGCTCGCCATCGACTTGGCGAGATCGGGTCCGCGCTTCTTATATTCCTCGACGATGCGGTCCAGCAGCGCCAGGCGTTCTTCGCGCGTCGTCTGCGAAAAGCTCTTGAACGCTTCCTTCG
This window contains:
- the argJ gene encoding bifunctional glutamate N-acetyltransferase/amino-acid acetyltransferase ArgJ — translated: MTTRSPLAPAAFPTLPDIAGVSRRVARAQYKNWDRCDLTYVELVPGTAVAGVTTRNICCSTEVEMCREGIAHGRARALIVNAGNANAFTGYRGREAVEQIVAQVVAHLDCDPKEVFVSSTGVIGVPLPKDKAREGLAKVIGFAGPPASWEDAARTITTTDTFPKGSAASAIIEGRTVQVAGIVKGSGMIAPDMATMLGYIFTDAAVAPALLQDMLNEATGATFNSITVDSDTSTSDTVLLFATGQAGNAPLTTRDDPGADALYAAIHAVALDLAQQVVRDGEGASKFIEVQVSGAVSDESARRVALSIANSPLVKTAIAGEDANWGRVVMAVGKAGEPADRDRLAIRFGDHWVAKDGLPVDGYDEAPVAAHLKGLEIRVGADLGLGEGRATVWTCDLTHGYISINADYRS
- a CDS encoding aldehyde dehydrogenase family protein, which translates into the protein MMSDTETHLKQHYIGGKWVDSQGGKLHEVINPATEEAASTVILGSAADVDAAVAAAKEAFKSFSQTTREERLALLDRIVEEYKKRGPDLAKSMASEMGAPVSFAGTAQVGAGIGGFLGTIAALKDFSFTEKYHAGVLAYEPIGVVGMITPWNWPLNQIALKVAPALAAGNTMILKPSEECPGNAVIFAEILDAAGVPPGVFNLVQGDGPTVGNAISSHPGIEMVSFTGSTRAGILVAKAAADTVKRVHQELGGKSPNIVLPDADLETVLPPTVQGVLVNTGQSCIAPTRILVHKDREAEAVGVIKAMFDGTAVGDPQAEGGHIGPVVNKAQFDKIQGLIQSAIDEGATLETGGTGLPSNVNRGYYIKPTVFSGVTRNMRIANEEVFGPVATVMAYGDLDEAVDIANDTEYGLSAVISGDPAKAAAIAPKLRAGMVAVNAWGPGPGAAFGGYKASGNGREGGLLGLKDFMEVKSISGLPA